In Maledivibacter sp., the following are encoded in one genomic region:
- the dnaN gene encoding DNA polymerase III subunit beta, translating to MKIKCSQKQLSLAVNIVQKAVSTKTTLPILKGIFLEAKDNTLKLVGNDLDIGIENCIETQVFREGSIVISSRLFGDIIRKLPDADVEIEVDEQNNVFIRCENSDFKLVGQPAIEFPELPYVEEENTYVIGQDLLKNMIRQTIFATSQDETRPILTGALIEIENKDILMVAIDGYRLALRKAYLNADIQNKAVIPSKTLNEINRILGNESEGNVYISFTDKHILFTIDKTRIISRLLEGEFINYDQIIPKEYKSKVKVNTRNLLDSIERASLLAKEGKNNAIKFSIKDEIMSVSSNVEIGSVNEEVNIELEGEDIDIGFNSKYLLEALKVIDSEDIYLEFTTGVSPCVMKPTDNENYIYLVLPVRLSK from the coding sequence ATGAAAATAAAATGTTCACAAAAACAACTGTCTTTAGCAGTTAATATTGTCCAAAAAGCTGTATCTACAAAAACAACTTTACCTATACTAAAGGGTATTTTTTTAGAAGCAAAGGATAATACTCTAAAACTAGTAGGTAATGATTTAGACATAGGAATAGAAAATTGTATAGAAACCCAGGTATTCAGAGAAGGTTCTATAGTAATATCCTCCAGATTATTTGGGGATATCATAAGAAAGCTTCCCGATGCAGATGTAGAAATTGAAGTCGATGAACAAAATAATGTTTTTATAAGATGTGAAAATTCAGATTTTAAATTAGTTGGACAGCCAGCTATAGAGTTTCCAGAATTACCATATGTAGAGGAAGAAAATACATATGTAATAGGTCAAGACTTATTAAAAAATATGATTAGGCAAACTATATTTGCCACATCCCAGGATGAGACAAGGCCTATACTAACAGGTGCTTTAATCGAAATTGAAAATAAAGATATATTAATGGTGGCAATAGATGGATATAGACTGGCACTTAGAAAAGCATATCTGAATGCCGACATCCAAAATAAAGCAGTTATTCCAAGTAAAACCTTAAACGAAATAAATAGAATACTGGGAAATGAATCCGAAGGAAATGTATATATATCCTTTACAGACAAACATATATTATTTACCATTGATAAAACAAGAATTATTTCAAGATTACTTGAAGGTGAATTTATAAATTATGATCAAATAATACCTAAAGAGTATAAATCAAAGGTTAAAGTAAATACTAGAAACCTTTTAGATAGTATAGAAAGAGCATCATTACTTGCTAAAGAAGGTAAAAACAATGCAATTAAATTTTCTATCAAGGACGAAATAATGAGTGTTAGCTCCAATGTAGAAATTGGAAGCGTTAATGAAGAGGTTAATATTGAGTTGGAAGGTGAAGATATAGATATAGGTTTTAATTCAAAATATCTTTTAGAGGCATTAAAGGTTATAGATAGTGAGGATATATACTTAGAATTTACTACAGGTGTAAGCCCCTGTGTTATGAAGCCAACGGATAATGAAAACTATATCTACTTAGTTCTACCCGTTAGATTATCAAAGTAA